ACTATCCTGATGAAGATTGGCTACACCTCACTGGCCTTATCCATGGTATTTATCCTGCTATGTTAGACATTTCGGTTTATGTTACATATATAGCTTAGGACCACATATGATACATCGTTATTTAtcctcaaaataattaaataattaaatattcaaatcacaaaaaaaaaaaaaaagaaagctagaAATAAATATTACCATGGTAGGTGCAGTTCAGTTTTTGGTAAGCAACTATAATACCCTTGGTAAAAATGTTTCCTTTTTTGATGAAGTAAGACTTATTCATGACCAGGACTGACTTGAAATTTATTCATCTACTTAAGCTAAGAGTTAGGAATGCCTTTGGTTTGGGGTTCTTGGGCAACTTTCATATTTAATAGATCACCATTGTTGTTTATTTCACACTATGAATGGTGGAAATGAATATAGGTTGCCAACTCTATTGAGCATCCATAGCTGCTTTAAGAATTCTGGAACTTAGGCTCGGTTGTTATTGCTGTTATTTAGAGTGAATAAAAGGAGCTATCATCTAATTTGGTTCCTGCTTGTGTTTTAGATCTTGGAAAGGTGCTTCTTCTTCCTAGCTTTGGGGAACTTCCACAATGGGCTGTTGTTGGTGAGTATTGCGTTTGACTATAGCaatttatgatacttttttttttttggtgaacagCAATTTTTGATACTAAGAAAATAGAATACCATACCATTTGCCTATCTTAGTTACACAATCTCAAATTCGTTATGCAGGGGACACATTCCCAGTTGGCTGCGCTTATGATGAATCAGTTGTCCATCACAAGGTAGCTTTTTCCACAAATTTTACCCTCAAGAGATACATAGTTACAAAGCATTTGACTTAAAATTTATGAAACATTCTAGTCTTCGGTGGATCAAAGTTCAAACATCTAACCTAATGTTACATCCTGACCACAGTATTTCAAGGAAAATCCAGACCACTACAATCCTGCTTACAATACTAAATATGGAGTTTACTCTGGGGGATGTGGACTCAACAATGTAATGATGTCATGGGGACACGATGACTACATGTATTTGGTAcatctttgaaccctaaaaaaCTAGttcaaatttcattatatacATGAAATTTAATGTATTGTTCATAAACTAGAATAATAGAATCTGTAACTTTGGTATATCATTGTTAGGTAGCCAAGGAAAATAAGTCTACACTACCTTCAGCAGGTCTTTTCATCATCAGATACCACTCATTCTATGGTAAGTAGGAAAAATAGACAAATGCTATAAGTATAAGCTCCCCATTTACATCAAATATGcccttttttcttattaaatgaTCTAATGGAATATTTGATATTGCAGCCTTGCATAGATCAGGGGCATATAAGCACTTAATGAATGAGGAGGATGTTGAGAATCTGAAATGGCTTCAAATATTCAAGTAAGACTATATTTGGCTGTTGAATGATTGTCACTTTCTCCTTAAATTCTAAATACTAAATGtcaatttctcttttcttgttcttttaatGTAGCAAATATGACCTTTATAGCAAGAGCAAAGTTCGAATTGATGTTGAGAAGGTCAAGCCATACTATCTCTCTCTGATTGAAAAGGTGAGCACCATTTCAAGATTACAGGTTTCTTTATCACCTCAATTATTGGTTTCTTATTTGTTCTGTGTTTTCTTGTTACAGTACTTCCCTGCGAAGCTAAAATGGTGAAAAGTTGAGAGCTTTGAAGTTTGATGAGTCAATGGATGAGAGTGATTAGCTTCAAGCCACTGATTGAAGAAGAGATCATAGTACTTTTCGAGATGTATATTTCCTCTGTTTGGTAATTAATATGTTGTATTAATAGAAGGCGATAGTTGTGCTCTGTGCAGTTCTACTTGTATTGCCTTTTAATAATCTCTTTTGAGAATATTGTATTAATAAATGcgcataaaaaattttcttgtctGGCTCAAAGATGTCTGGAATATTGATGTGAAATGTGTTCCCATGTTTAAGCTATTCACCAAGCTAAGAGCTCTTAAAAGGGCTTTAAAGGAGAAAGATAAAAGACTGTCTTTGCTCATCTTTGAAGAATACTAAGATGTCACTCAAGTTAGTTTGGAATtgtattttccaaaaaattctGATGATTCAAGACTATTGACGAGGGAAATGGATTGTCTGCACTTTTATTAGTACCTGTCTAAGTTCTGGAAAGTTTCGATAAACAAGCTGAATCTAGATGACCATAAAACCTCTTTCTTCCATATATTAGTCCCTTTTCCAAGTTGAGGAAAATTTCTATAAGCATAGTCGAATGTCTACTTGGCAGTTATGGCAACAATTTTACTGATCTTGAATTTTTGCAAGAAGTAGGACTGTAGAGTTCTATAAGCATTTAGAGCATCAAACATCAAGCTTAATGAGGAGGGAATAGTTCATGAGTTGTTTTCTAGCCAAATAATAGAGGAGTTGAAATTTGCCATGCAAGCTAAAGTTTCTACTCTTGAATATATAAGAAATGCTATATTTTGTATGGATGGTGCTAAAGCATCTGGCTGAGTTCCCTCTTATATCTCACTGTATTctgtaatataatttataagtgcaTTACTACCATCTCAGccaaaaaattgaaaccttCTTTGAATGACGTGATTGGCAAGCATCAATCTGCCTTTATCAAGGAAGAAATATAACAGAAAAGAGTGCTACTAATGCAGGAAATAGTGAAGAACTATCATAAGAATAGAGGCAGCCTAGGTGTACCTTGAAAATTGATATAATGAAAGCATGCGATTCTGTTACTCTATACTTCACTGCTTGTTAGCTATTGGTGTTCCCACAAATTTGCTAATATACTATCTAGTCTGTAGTAGTGGTGAAAAAGGCCTTAGaagatttcaaaaatttttttggcttataaGCCAATGCTTCCAAGTTCCAAGAGTGAGTTGTTTAGCAATAGATTCCTGACATGCTCCAATTCAAAGAAGGAAAATTTCCAGTTACCTAGCTTAGAGTGCCTCTCATATTTAGCAAGCTCATTGAAAAAGAATGCAGTCCTCTTAAAAATAAGATTATAGCAATAGTTAATTCATGGTCTTCTAACTCTCTGCCCTATGCTGGAAGGTTGTAATTGATTAAGTAAATCTTATTTAGCCTTTAAGTGTACTAAACCATAATCTTCATCCTTCCAAAAAAGGTTGTTAAGATTGCGGAACAAAAGCTCAGGGGGTTTTTGTGGAATGGATCTAACCATTCAGCATTTGGggcaaaaataaaatggatctaATACGAAAACCAAAATATAAGGTGGTTTAGGAGAAGATTAGAGGAGTAGAATAAGGCTGCTattatgggatttttttttggaatttatttgCTCATACAAGCTCAATATGACACGGGTTCACTAGAATCTTCTTAAAGGAAGGAGTCTTTGGGGTAGTTACTATTCCCCAAGATTGCACTTGATCTTTGAGGaagattttgaaatcaaaagaaataacAAGGCCAGTCATCAAGTTCATGGTACGTTTAGGTGGAACTATCTCCCTTGGCATGACTATTGGCATCTAAATGACACTATTGAGTTTGTTCCTTCAATATGGCTATCAGGTAGCGTATGATGCATCGAGTTCATTTAAAGCAAGATTATCTGGTGTCTTAGGCCTCATTTGGGAGaagggaatagaatggaatagaaataaatgaaaataataattttagaatattctttcaTTCCCTTCTTTAAGAGTTTTAATGTAAGGAATGGAAAGTTCATTCCTTTGTTTgcgagtttaagtgggaggaaATTGAATGGATAAGAAGGAATACTCATTCCTCTTtgttcccttaaaacctcaaattttcattcctccgAAATTTGAAGGAGTTGAAGGGAATGGAattagatttaggatgtgttttgatactgcttattttgctgaaaactgaaaacactgtagcaaaataattttttaattatgtaaatagTGTCAtaggacctatttttaatgaaagttttgttgaaaaaagaagtttgtgggtcccgtaaATAGTGCATAGGACCCACTGGAAAAGCCAGAAATGCacttcttgaaaaaaaaaaaatgttgatgttGGATGCATTCATcagtatccaaacggatacttaatgatttttttaccaaaacgcccaaaatactcctatatattcaaccatttattttaaaatagaggtctaatagtaatattgtcataacaATAATTCCATTCGATTCCCTCCATAttacttccaaacaagattacttacattccattcattttcattcatttccattccttaattttaaa
The sequence above is drawn from the Castanea sativa cultivar Marrone di Chiusa Pesio chromosome 5, ASM4071231v1 genome and encodes:
- the LOC142633924 gene encoding inositol oxygenase 1-like translates to MTILIEQPEFGVEAEETKVHVDEKELVLDGGFVVPQINSFGHTFRDYDAESERQQGVENFYHTNHIHQTYDFVKKMREQYGKLDRVEMSIWECCELLNEVVDESDPDLDEPQIEHLLQTAEAIRRDYPDEDWLHLTGLIHDLGKVLLLPSFGELPQWAVVGDTFPVGCAYDESVVHHKYFKENPDHYNPAYNTKYGVYSGGCGLNNVMMSWGHDDYMYLVAKENKSTLPSAGLFIIRYHSFYALHRSGAYKHLMNEEDVENLKWLQIFNKYDLYSKSKVRIDVEKVKPYYLSLIEKYFPAKLKW